The Enterococcus rotai genome includes a window with the following:
- a CDS encoding Lsa family ABC-F type ribosomal protection protein codes for MSKIEIKNLTFGYDTQGTLLFDQANLNFDTQWKLGLIGRNGRGKTTLLNILLNQLAYSGQILHQLDFLYFPQPIKEKKQLTYYVLQEISDFEQWEIERELNLLQVDPEILWRDFETLSGGEQTKVLLALLFIDDYHFPLIDEPTNHLDIVGRKQVADYLKKKRQGFIVVSHDRSFVDEVVDHVLSIEKSQLELYQGNFSVYEEQKKIKDEFELAQNEKLKKEVSRLKKTAAEKAEWSRSKEQDKYGKASEKGSGAIYDTGFIGARAARTMKRAKTIEHRMDAQLLEKENLLKDIEYVDPLTMNYQPAHHKRILTVEDLVLSYQDQPLFQKLSFELNQGQRIALAGQNGSGKSSIIRFLLNQFEGESQGEILRPTNLKISYVRQNYEDNQGTLLEFSEEQGLNHQEFLNNLHKLGMERTVFQNRIEQMSMGQRKKVELAKSLAQPAELYIWDEPLNYLDVFNQEQLEKLIIAVKPTMLVVEHDQVFLENIATQVISLDKN; via the coding sequence AAATTGAAATAAAAAATCTTACCTTTGGATATGACACTCAAGGTACATTATTATTTGATCAAGCTAATTTAAATTTTGATACTCAATGGAAATTAGGGTTGATCGGAAGAAACGGTCGTGGTAAAACAACGTTGCTTAATATATTGCTGAATCAGTTAGCGTATAGTGGGCAGATCTTGCACCAATTAGACTTTTTGTATTTCCCGCAACCAATCAAAGAAAAAAAGCAATTAACCTATTATGTATTACAGGAAATCAGTGATTTTGAGCAATGGGAAATCGAAAGAGAGCTAAATCTTCTGCAAGTCGATCCAGAGATTTTGTGGCGTGATTTTGAGACTCTTTCTGGCGGCGAACAAACAAAAGTCTTATTGGCGCTATTGTTTATTGATGATTATCATTTTCCACTGATTGACGAGCCGACTAACCATTTGGATATTGTTGGACGCAAACAAGTAGCAGACTATTTAAAAAAGAAACGTCAAGGCTTTATCGTAGTCAGTCATGATCGTTCATTTGTGGATGAGGTTGTTGATCATGTCTTATCAATTGAAAAAAGTCAGTTAGAGCTTTATCAAGGCAATTTTTCAGTTTATGAAGAACAAAAGAAAATAAAAGATGAATTTGAACTAGCACAAAATGAAAAACTAAAAAAAGAAGTCAGTCGTCTGAAAAAAACAGCTGCTGAAAAAGCTGAATGGTCTCGTTCTAAGGAGCAAGATAAATATGGTAAAGCATCTGAAAAAGGCAGTGGCGCGATTTATGATACAGGCTTTATCGGCGCAAGAGCAGCTCGAACAATGAAGCGAGCTAAAACAATCGAACATCGGATGGATGCACAATTGTTAGAAAAAGAAAATCTCTTAAAAGATATTGAATATGTAGATCCGTTAACCATGAATTATCAACCAGCTCATCATAAACGTATATTGACAGTTGAAGATTTAGTCTTAAGTTATCAAGATCAACCATTGTTTCAAAAGCTCTCTTTTGAGCTAAATCAAGGGCAAAGAATCGCCTTAGCAGGACAAAATGGTTCTGGAAAATCATCGATCATTCGTTTTTTACTCAATCAGTTTGAGGGAGAAAGCCAAGGCGAAATTCTTCGACCAACAAACTTAAAAATCAGTTATGTTCGTCAGAATTATGAAGATAACCAAGGAACGTTACTAGAATTTTCTGAAGAACAGGGTCTAAATCATCAAGAATTTCTTAATAATCTGCACAAATTAGGAATGGAAAGAACTGTCTTTCAAAATCGTATCGAGCAAATGAGTATGGGACAACGCAAAAAAGTTGAACTAGCAAAATCATTAGCTCAACCAGCCGAGCTTTATATTTGGGATGAACCATTAAATTATCTGGATGTGTTTAATCAAGAACAATTAGAAAAGCTGATTATAGCAGTAAAACCAACCATGTTAGTAGTAGAACATGACCAAGTTTTTTTGGAAAATATCGCGACACAAGTGATTAGTTTGGATAAGAATTGA
- a CDS encoding MptD family putative ECF transporter S component — MKKLKIQDFISIGIYTAIYFLVVTIAMLILRFTIPAFNSILIPSATALFAGIVYLLVIHRIPRFGAITIMGSVMGLFFLVSGHFPLSFLPNILCAILADWIQYHTKLSQKIRTMLSYTVFSFGLMGPVLPLWFMKNAYVDSLVARGKDAVYIDKVFAPITTTTFYVCVLAVIICSILGIMIGQKIYEKHFDKAKGKNYGKNIRNV, encoded by the coding sequence ATGAAAAAGTTAAAAATCCAAGATTTTATTTCAATTGGTATTTATACCGCCATTTATTTTTTAGTCGTAACTATTGCAATGCTGATCTTACGTTTTACAATCCCAGCTTTTAATTCTATTTTGATTCCTAGCGCAACAGCACTTTTTGCGGGGATTGTCTATTTATTGGTGATTCATCGTATTCCTCGTTTTGGTGCAATTACGATCATGGGCAGTGTGATGGGGTTATTCTTTCTCGTTTCGGGGCATTTTCCATTATCATTTTTACCAAATATTCTGTGTGCGATCCTTGCAGATTGGATTCAATATCATACCAAGCTATCTCAAAAAATCCGGACGATGCTTAGTTATACTGTCTTTAGTTTTGGCTTGATGGGTCCCGTTTTACCATTGTGGTTTATGAAAAATGCCTATGTCGATTCATTGGTGGCTCGTGGTAAAGATGCCGTATACATCGATAAAGTCTTTGCACCGATCACAACCACAACTTTTTATGTGTGTGTGTTGGCTGTGATCATTTGTAGTATTTTAGGGATAATGATTGGACAAAAGATTTATGAGAAACACTTTGATAAAGCTAAAGGAAAAAATTATGGAAAAAACATACGTAACGTTTGA
- the pcp gene encoding pyroglutamyl-peptidase I, with protein sequence MKVLITGFDPFGGDTVNPAYEAVKLIPNEVAGAQIIKIEIPTVFEESAKVLEASMKEHQPDIVICVGQAGGRSAVSFERVAINLAEARIPDNKGNQPIGVKLEEDGETAYFTSLPIKAMMKNVQDHGLPAYISYTAGTFVCNDIMYRLLYMIDKEFSGVKGGFIHVPFEPTQVIDRPVGTPSMPIQTIADSLIYAVEAAVTTEVDIEENTGTTH encoded by the coding sequence ATGAAAGTTTTAATCACAGGTTTTGATCCATTTGGTGGAGACACCGTTAATCCGGCTTATGAAGCGGTAAAATTGATCCCAAATGAGGTAGCAGGAGCACAAATTATCAAAATAGAAATACCAACTGTTTTTGAAGAGAGTGCTAAGGTGTTAGAGGCTTCAATGAAAGAGCATCAGCCCGATATTGTTATTTGTGTTGGTCAGGCTGGCGGACGTAGCGCTGTTTCTTTCGAACGAGTAGCAATCAACTTAGCCGAAGCGAGAATTCCAGATAATAAAGGCAATCAACCAATCGGAGTCAAACTGGAAGAGGATGGTGAGACTGCTTATTTTACATCGCTACCAATCAAAGCGATGATGAAAAATGTTCAGGATCATGGCTTGCCAGCGTATATTTCATATACTGCCGGCACATTTGTCTGTAATGATATCATGTACCGTTTATTGTACATGATCGATAAAGAATTCTCAGGTGTTAAAGGTGGATTTATCCATGTTCCGTTTGAACCAACACAGGTGATTGATCGACCTGTAGGAACACCTTCTATGCCAATCCAAACAATTGCGGATTCATTGATTTATGCAGTTGAGGCAGCAGTAACAACAGAAGTGGATATTGAAGAAAATACAGGAACGACCCATTAA
- a CDS encoding DUF969 domain-containing protein, protein MENILSLLGVLIVIVGFAMKLDSILIVMIALVVTALVGGIGLEGMLDILGTSFVSNRGMAIFIIIMLATGTLERNGLKESAASLIRRFKKVSAGLIIDIYGVFRMIFAAFNVSFGGVAGFVRPIILPMSIGAVESQNLELNDEYEEELKGMASAMENICWFFGQVLFIGGAGGLLVQSTLKELGYEVSLVELAAVEIPVALVALITASIYFYTKDRRLMKKYYGTIEKKGDRS, encoded by the coding sequence ATGGAAAATATTCTTAGCTTATTAGGTGTGTTGATCGTGATTGTCGGATTTGCTATGAAATTAGATTCGATTTTAATTGTTATGATCGCCTTAGTAGTCACTGCCTTAGTCGGCGGTATTGGTTTAGAAGGCATGCTGGATATTTTAGGAACCAGCTTTGTAAGTAATCGTGGTATGGCTATTTTTATTATTATTATGCTAGCAACAGGAACATTAGAAAGAAATGGTTTAAAAGAGTCAGCGGCTTCTCTAATTCGTCGTTTCAAAAAGGTTTCAGCGGGCTTGATCATCGACATCTATGGTGTTTTTAGAATGATTTTTGCAGCATTCAATGTTAGTTTTGGTGGTGTAGCTGGTTTTGTACGTCCAATTATTTTACCAATGTCGATTGGTGCTGTTGAATCACAAAATTTAGAATTAAATGACGAGTATGAAGAAGAACTTAAAGGAATGGCCTCAGCAATGGAAAATATTTGCTGGTTTTTCGGTCAAGTATTGTTTATCGGTGGCGCAGGTGGTCTCTTAGTTCAATCCACCTTAAAAGAGTTAGGCTATGAAGTAAGTTTAGTAGAATTAGCTGCAGTTGAAATTCCTGTGGCACTTGTTGCGTTGATTACAGCAAGTATTTATTTTTATACTAAAGATCGTCGATTGATGAAAAAATACTATGGTACTATCGAGAAGAAAGGAGACCGCTCATGA
- a CDS encoding DUF979 domain-containing protein — protein sequence MSYFMNPEVLLGEKLLEVLYILMGLILIYTGIKNFLDKSNPHRYGTGYFWCTLGVVISGGRFIPSLISGILIFSMTIPAVLKKVSKGKTKLPSKEYMQQMSDKLGMKIFIPALSIGVFAIIFALFTKLGALVGVGVGVFVAILILMFYSKNNKPTTFLDDAADMLGTVGPLSMLPMLLASLGAVFTSAGVGTVISSAVGKVVPQGNVVVGIIIYAFGMMLFTIIMGNAFAAITVMTVGIGAPFVFAQGANPALIGMLALTCGYCGTLLTPMAANFNVVPVAMLEMKDKYGVIKNQWFIAIFMFVFQVVYMILFK from the coding sequence ATGAGTTATTTTATGAACCCAGAGGTCTTGCTTGGTGAAAAATTATTAGAAGTTTTATATATCTTGATGGGCTTGATTTTGATTTATACTGGAATTAAGAATTTTCTAGATAAAAGTAATCCTCATCGCTATGGAACTGGCTATTTTTGGTGTACATTAGGAGTAGTGATCTCAGGTGGACGCTTTATTCCATCACTGATTAGTGGGATCCTGATTTTTTCAATGACGATTCCAGCTGTTTTGAAAAAGGTGAGTAAAGGAAAAACTAAACTACCATCTAAAGAGTATATGCAACAAATGTCAGATAAATTAGGTATGAAAATTTTCATCCCTGCTCTAAGTATTGGTGTCTTTGCGATCATCTTTGCCTTATTTACTAAACTTGGTGCCTTAGTTGGTGTCGGAGTGGGTGTTTTCGTCGCAATTTTGATCTTGATGTTTTATTCTAAAAATAATAAGCCTACGACATTTTTGGATGATGCAGCAGATATGCTTGGGACGGTTGGTCCTTTGAGTATGTTGCCAATGCTCTTAGCTTCATTAGGAGCGGTGTTCACGAGTGCTGGTGTTGGCACGGTGATTTCTTCTGCTGTCGGAAAAGTTGTACCACAAGGAAATGTAGTAGTCGGAATTATTATTTATGCTTTCGGGATGATGCTATTTACGATCATCATGGGGAACGCTTTTGCGGCGATTACTGTGATGACAGTCGGAATCGGTGCACCATTTGTCTTTGCACAAGGCGCAAATCCTGCTTTGATCGGTATGCTGGCACTAACTTGCGGCTACTGTGGAACATTACTGACACCGATGGCAGCAAACTTTAACGTGGTTCCTGTTGCGATGTTGGAAATGAAAGATAAATATGGAGTAATCAAAAATCAATGGTTTATTGCGATTTTTATGTTTGTATTCCAAGTTGTTTATATGATTTTATTTAAATAA